Sequence from the Clostridium saccharobutylicum DSM 13864 genome:
TGCATGTCCTTAACTTGTTTAAGGAACATGCAGGAATGGAAGAACTTTTGATGTTAGAAATCCACAATCATTTTCTCTAGTAACCGAAACAATAGAGCACCATTTCTTTCGGTAAATTACCACTTAAATCTAAAGTTTAAGATCTATTCCACTTTTCTTTTCTTTCATTAATATTTCAATTAAATGCACAATTTGTGCTCCTGCTTCTACTGGAGGCATTCCATTTTTGTGTATATTAGATATAACTGTTCTTTGTGATTCTGGCTTTTTGCTGCTAGCTTCATAAGCTATATAACAGCTCATACTTTCTCCAGTTGCAAGGCCTGGTCTTTCTCCTATTAATATAAGAGTAACTTTTGCGTTTATTGCTTCACTAATTTTATCCATGGTGGCAACTCTAGCATATTTAATAAAGATAGGAGTACCAATGCTATATCCTTTAGCTTTTGTCCCTTCTACAATCATAGGGTATATTTCTTTTAAATTTGAAGTTATAGCTGGTGAGCTTAAACCATCCCCTGCTATAATTTGCACATCTATGTCATTTACACAATTTTGTTTTATATTATTTATAACTTTATCTGAAAAACATCTACCTAAGTCTGGTCTTGTTATATATTCTTCTTTATCCTTTACTAAAGTCTGAACTTTAACAAAACCTAAATCATCAACTACTTTTTCATCTACATATGACCAAACTGCATCTTGTGCAACTGCATGATCTGCTCTAAATCTTAAGTAATCTATAGTTTTACATCTTGTACCTGCTCTTCCTGTACAAATTCTTGCTGAAGTAGATTTTTTCAAAACCATACAGCCTTTGTAATCTACTGGATTATCCACTGAGACCTTATTGCTTAAATCAATGGTTGATATATCTCTTAAAATATCTTGTTCCATAAATTACACCCCCATGCTCAAAAATATTGATGGGTCTCCTGCTCTGTCCGTCAATATTCCGTTTTTCATTATGCCAAGTTCCTCAAGCCTATTTTCAAATTCTTTAATTGGTCTTTTATTAGTTACTTCTCTTAAAGCTGCAATGTCATGATAACTTGTGGACTGATACATTAACATTACATCATCACCACCTGGAACACCCATGAAGTAATTACAGTTGGATTGAGCAAGTAATACTGCTAAATTTTCTAAATCATTTTGGTCTGCTTTCATATGATTTGTATAACAAACATCAACACCCATAGATAATCCTGTTAACTTACCCATAAAGTGATCTTCAAGTCCTGCTCTTATAACTTGTGCCCCATCATAAAGATATTCTGGTCCTATAAACCCTACAACTGTATTAACCAAAAATGGATTGTACTTCTTAGCAAGTCCATAACATCTAGCTTCCATTGTAAGTTGATCTGCACCATTATGTCCCTCTGAAGATAATTCTGATCCTTGTCCAGTTTCAAAGTACATAAAATTATCACCTTTTGATGATTTCAATTCTTTCATTATGGAATACGCTTCATCAAGTAATTTTACATCTATGCCAAATCCTCTATTAGAAATTTCTGATCCTGCTATACTTTGGAACATCAAATCTATAGGTGCACCTTTTTTTATTGCTTCCATTTGAGTTGTTACATGCGCTAAAACACAATTTTGAGTTGGTATTTTAAATTTGTTCATAAAATCCTTAAAACTCTTTAATATGTTAGAAACACTATCAATTGTATCTACAGCTGGATTAAGACCAATTACTGCATCTCCAACTCCATAACTTATACCTTCCATAACAGATGCCATTATTCCATCAATACTATCTGTAGGATGATTTGGCTGAAGCCTTGCTGAAAGTGTACCTGGCATTCCAATAGTTGTGTTGCAAGTTGCTATATTAGTTATTTTTTTTGCTGCACATATGAGATCCATATTACTCATAAGTTTAGTTACTCCTGCTATAACTTCTGAAGTTAATCCATCCCTTATTTCCTTAATTTCTTCCCCACTTGATGATAAAAGAAATTCTCTAAACTCACCAATAGTCATAGATTTAATTTTATTATATATTTCTTCATTTACTCCGTCTTGAATTACTCTAGTAACTTCATCCTTATCATAATCCACAACTGGATTATTTCTTAAATCTCCTATAGTAAGCTCTGAAAGAACTACTTTTGCTGCAACTCTTTCTGCAGTTGAATTAGCTATAATTCCTGCAAGTCTATCTCCTGATTTCTCTTCATTTGCCTTTGCTAATACTTCTTTTACATCTGAAAAATTATAAACATTTCCAGAAAGTGTTGTTTTTAAAATCATATACGTCACTCCCTCTAGCTGATTTCACTATTTATCCCTTTACTAAACTCTTTAACAATTGATATTTGCATTTTAGAATATACAAAATAATAAATTACAGCTATTGCATAAGCTCCCACTACCCAAAATACAGTTGAAAGATTTGATATTGTAACTGCAACTAAAAATACTAAAGCTACTAAAAGTGCTACGCCTGGAACTATTGGATACGCAACCTTAAATGGTCTATTAAGATTTGGTTGCTTACTTCTTAAAATAAATAAGGAAATCATACTTATAATATACAAAGCTACAGCTCCAAATGATGATATAACAATAATTACAGCAGTTTGTCCTGTTAAAACAAATATCATTCCTATTAAACTCATTATAACTATGGCATATACTGGAGCACCTTTAGAATTAACTTTAGATAAAAACTTAGGTAAATAACCTGATCTAGACATTGCAAACGCTTGTCTTGAGTATCCTATTATTATTCCATGTAAACTTGCTACAAGTCCAAATAACCCTATAAAACTCATAGCATTTGATAATATACCAGCTCCATAAATTCCTTCTAAAGCTGTAGGTAATGGTGAATCTGTTGCACTTAAAACACTTGACTCTGAAGTTCCAGCTGTTACAAAAAATGTTGCAAGAGATAAAACAACAAGAGTTGCTATTCCTAATATAAACCCTCTAGGTACATCTTTCTTAGGATCATGACATTCCTCTGCTGACATTGCTCCACCCTCAACGGCTAAATAAAACCAAATTGCAAAAGGTATAGCACTAAATATTCCACCAAGTCCACCTTTAAAAACTTGTCCTCCAAAGATATTGTTTAATTGAATATGTGGTGCACCTGCTCCGATAAATAAAAGTAATCCTCCTATGGCAACAATTGTAACAATAAGTTCAACTTTAGCAGCTGCTTCTATGCCTAAACAATTTACAAAAACAAATAATGCATATGCGACCAATGCTGCTACTACTGCTGGAACTGATGGTATCAAAAAATTAATGTATGCACCTATTGACAATGCTATTGCTGGAGTTGCAAATAGAAACTCTACCAAACATGAAAAACCTGCAATAAATCCTCCAAATTTTCCAAGTGCTCTTGAAGCATATTCAGAAGGTCCTCCTGCATGAGGAATTGCAGTTGAAAGTTCTGCATAACTAAACATAAATGTAGTATAAAAAAGTGTAACCACTAATATTGCTATAATAAATCCAACTGGACTTGTAAGCTCTAAAGCATAATTCCATCCACAGTACATTCCTGATATAACCATTCCAACAATTATTGCCCAAAGTTGTACTGGTTTTAATGTCTTTTTTAATTCATTATTCATTATTCCACCCCATAAATTTAATTTAAAATTGAAAATTAAGAATTTATAATTAATATTAAAATTTCTTTAAAATATATTTTTTAAAAATCCTTAAAGAGATTTTATGCTTAATTATTAATTTTTCATTACTTATTCCTAATTTTTAATTCTTTATTATTCATTATTTATTTTTAATTTATTAACTGTTATATATCAAAGTTTTTATGACCACTGGTATAGCATTACCTATTGGCAATCCTATATCAATATAATCTCCATTCTTTGTAGATATTTTGTCTATACATATAACTTCTCTTTTTTCTTTTAAACTTAAGGAAATTACTTGTCCTAATGCTTTTGCAAAATCATTTTCTAAAATTACAATTATAGGTCCTTTAATTTCTTCAAATAACCTTATTATTTCACTTGCAATAACTTTTATTTCTCCATAGCTAGGACTTTTAGGACCGACAAGAGAAATTGCAACGCAAGTATCTTCATACATCTCACACTTTTTCTTTCCCAGGAAATATATATCTTCTAAATTTTCTTCTTTGTTAAAAGGCTTTATTATAGGAATATTTTTAATTGGTAATATAGATTTGTCAAAAGCTATTGTACTGCCACTTATTGTTAGAGAATGATTACCCGCACCTATTACAGTTGCCCTTATTTTTTCCTTTGACGATAATAAACTATCTTTATAATTCTTAAATACATTGCTTATGCATGCACCTAAGATTGGTCCAATATCCCCATGCTTAAATACATCATTAAACTCAATTTCTTTATTATATTGACCTATATACTCTCCAATTCCCCCTGAAAAACTTATATAATCTACTTCAAATTTTTCAAATTCTTCACTTATAAATAACTTTTTTGTATCTTCACATAAATTCTTTAAACAACAAACCTCTAATAAACTCTCTGCTAATTTTTCACATAATACCTTTAAATTTTTTATTTCAATCCTTTTACCAATCTGAATATCTATGTTCATATCTTTTATAAGAAATTCAATTCTTTTAGAAATGTAAATAACTTTTCCTTCTTGATTAAACTTTATAAGTCTTCCTCCAATATCCAACGCAAAAGTTTGTTCACATTCACCACAGTTGAAGATAGATACATTAGTTGTTCCTCCTCCAATATCAAGATTTATTATTCTTCTATTGAGCTTCTTTGACATATCTGCCGCTCCAGAACCAAATCCAGCAAGTAGAGATTCAAGCTTAGGTCCAGCTGTTGCTACAACAAAGTCCCCTAAATACTCTGAAAGATTTCTAGATACTTCATTAGCATTTTCCTTTCTGGCAGTTTCTCCAGTTATTATTACTGCACCTGTGGATATGTGATTTATTTCTACTTTGCTTAATTCAATAGCTTCCGAAACAATATCTTTAATCTTTGCAAAGTCTATGGTAATTTCATCCAGAAGGGGTGTAAACACTATAGGACTTTTATATACTATTTCTTTGTCTTCAATTACAGTTTCTCTAATTAATGAAGAACTTAAAACATTCTTAATTTTTAGTTTGCTTATTATAACCTCAGTTGTTGATGTCCCAATATCAACTCCTATGCTATATATTTCACTTTTTAAAATATCAAATCACCTCTTTTCTAGATATAAGGGATATTAAAAATGACAAGTCCATCTGCCAGAAATGCTTTTATATGCATCATAGCTGCTCATCTTTAATGTGTATATCTTCCATCATCCTGCGTCAGCAAAATCTCATAATAAGCCCATTATGATAGCACTTTGCCTCCTTGCCTGATGAAAAATATTCATGCCAGCTTTCGAATTGTTATTTTCTTTCATGTGCATAAAAAAAGACAATGGGGCAAATTTATTATTTGACGCCATTGTCATTAATTTTCTCTATTTTTTATTCATCGCATATTTCATACTGCATCCTATTTATACAAACAAGAAAATCCACTTCGCAGGTATGTTTTTCTGTGTTAACATTTTACTCATATTTAACTTAGACACATTCAAAAAAATAATAAGTCCATCTGCCAAGCCTATTTTGCATCATGCTGCGTTAGCGGATTCCTCTAATAGCCCGCTATGAGACAAATCCACTTCCTTGCCTGATGCAAAATAATCATGACATTTTGGACTTGTTATTTTCTTTCATGTGCCTTAGCTTTACTAGCCTCGTATTTATAACGCTTCCCAAAGTTACCCACAGATTTAACTGCATTAAAATTTCCTAAATAATAAAAAAAGCGTTTAAAGAATTATCTTCTTTAAACGCCCTTGTCTAAACTATATTAGGATTATACTTCTTTTATCATTCACTGTCAATATATGAAAATTTAAAGATCAAATTTATTATTGGTTTCTTTAGTTTATCTTATGTTTCCTTGAGGTTATTCGCATATTTCCTAAGTTCATCATTAATTACATCTACTTCTTGTGCTGAAATTATAACTTCTTCTTTAGTAGAATATATACAAAATCCTACTAAATTTCTAAATTTGTTTTTATTATTATAGCTATATAAAATATAATTACTATTTTCATAAAAAATACAAATATAACGTAAATATAACATAATTTTTACAATACAGTTAATATATTATGATATTATATATATCAATAATAAAATAAATATTGGTATAGGGGGAAATACTTTAAAATGAAGACTAATAAAGGAATAGGCACTAAACTATATTTATTAATAATATTTGTCATAATATTTATACTAGGTATATGTAGCTTTTCATGGATCCAATTTAAAAGCTTTAACGAAAAATATAAAAACAGATTACAGGTAACTACTCAATATATTAAAATCGTTGACGAAGCAAGACAAGCTCAAGTGGATTTTAAAAAACAAGTACAAGAATGGAAAGACATGCTTTTAAGAGGTTATGATTCTGAATCCTTAAAAAAATATTCTTCTCAATTTTCGCAAGAAAATGATAATGTTGAAAAACAACTATTAAAGCTTAAAGAAGATATGACACAACAAAATATTGATACTTCATCAGTTGATGTATTATTAAGCGCACACAAAGAATTATATAACAAGTATAATGTTGCAATTAAAAATTTTGATCCAAATAACACAGAAAGTTATCGTATAGTAGATAAACTAGTTACAGGAATTGATAGAAAACCTACTGATGACATGGACTTATTGGTAAAACAAATACAAGATAAAGCAAAGTCAGAAACAGATAATATGTTAGAACAATCTAATATCGATTCTAATAACTTTAATAAAAATTTAATTTGCATTGCAATTCTTGGTATGATTTTGATTATTTTGTTTACTTATTTGATTATAAATACATATAAGGGTATTACACAATTTATAGATCAATTTAAAACATTGTTAGAAAAAGCTGAAAATGGAGACCTAACAATTAATGGGGAATTACATAAGAAAGATGAATTAGGTGAGCTTACTGAAAAATTCAATAGATTTATATATAAAATTAGGAATTTAATTTCTGACGCTAAAGATTCAAGTGATACAGTTGTATCTTCTTCCCACGATATAACGGAAACATCTGATCAAGTTGGAAAAATATCTGATGAAATTGCATCTACTATTAATAATCTGGCAGAAAGTGCTTCTAAACAAACTGAATTAGTTAAAAAAAGTAATGGTTCTGTTAAAGATGTTGTTAATGGCGTAAATCGTATAACCGAAAATACAGTTTATATAAATAAATTAGCAAGTAAAGCAATGGATACTGTTGCTAATGGTACTGATATTTTAAAACATCAAATTGATAGAATGTCTAATACAAAAAATTCATCTCAGAATGTTAACGAAGCAATTTCTGCGCTATCAAAAAAATCAAATGAAATTGGAAAAGTTGTAGAAGCTATAAATGGAATTACAGAACAAATAAATTTATTATCATTAAATGCTTCGATAGAAGCCTCTAGAGCTGGTGAAGCTGGTAGAGGATTTACGGTAGTTGCTAATGAAATTAAAAATCTGGCTGAATTATCAAAAGAATCTACACAAAAAATAAGTAATCTTATCTCAGAGGTACAAAATGATATTGAAAATGCAGTTATTGAAGTTGCAACTACAAATGATTCAATAGATGCACAAGCAGATTCACTTAAACTTACTGATGATTCCTTTAAACTTATACAAAAATCTGTTTTTGAAGTTACAAACAAAATAAAAGAAGTTTCTGCTGAAACAAAAGAAATTAATCAAAATGCAATATCAGTAGAAAATTCTATTAAAAATATTGCATATATAATAGAAGAAAATGCGACAGGTACAGAAGAAATTGCTTCTTCAATTCAAGAACAAACAGTTTCAATTCAAGAAGTAGCATCATCTATGAATGTCCTTGCAGAATTATCAAGTAATCTGAAACAAGCAATAGATAAATTTAAAATATAAATAATTAATGCCTTAAATAGTATCGCTTACTCTTTAAGGCATTCTTATAATTAATAGTTTACTCTAATTATCCAAAATTTTATTTTTTTATCACTCCACCCCAAATCCCAAGGAACATTATTTCTATCTGTATTATGGCACGTTACTAGAGAATATCCTTTTGAATCAGCTCCAGTAACTACAGATATATGAGTTATATCACCTTTCTTCTCATAAGCAACAAAATCTCCTGGAAGTAACTTGTAAGAAGCTTTATACACCTTTTCATAGTTGCCATGTGCAATAACTGAAGCTCTTCCACTATTTAGCATGTAATACGTAAATTTATCTGCATTAACCCAAGGTCCTGATGCACTTCCCTTAGAGTAATTCCATGTAGAATTTTTTTTGAATTGCCCTCCTTCATGTAATATTTGAGAAGCAAAGTTTGCACAGTCGCCTCCCTGTGGATTAAAGTTTCTATATTGTTTATTATATTTATATCCATATTCTTCACATGTTGCTGCTCCACAATATTTTTCCGCATATTCCAATGCTTTTTTTCTTCTATCACTAATATTAGAAAGATCTCTCGGCTGCTCAGAATTTATATATTCTTTAATAGCATCTGCTTTAATATCTTCTAAACTTAAAGAATCTGCAAAAGGATCTGTATACCATTCCTTAGTTATTATCCATTCTCCATCCTTCTTAGTTAATTGCAGTGAATGATATGTTCCAATTCTTGAACTGTTAACTTTGTCTGGCTGATCCTTGTAAACATATTTATATTCTGTATTACATAATATATTGAAATACCCCTTATCATCTCTAACTTTAGATTTTCTAATTACTAATTTAGGTATTATATCTGTAAAATTAACACCTTGTTTCTCTGCCCAATTATTTATGTATTTTACCTTTCTTTGCTCATACTCATAAGCCCATTGACCAAATTTGGTATCAGTTGCATATATAGATTCTAATGATTCTAAATCCTGACTTAATATTGCTTTATTTCTTATTGTAAATATATTTTCTAAAAAACTTACTATTTCATTATCACTATTAACATCTGCTAGAACTTTTTCTTCTGAAATACCCCCAACTAATGAATACACTAAAGTAAATATAATGACATTGATAAATATTATTGAATTCCTCTTAAGTTTAGAGAGCTGCATATTTAATACCCCTTTCTAATTTATTGTTTTTTTCATTGTGCAGAGCACAATTCTTTTTCAATTATATCAATACATTTCTTTGTATATTCTTCAACGGGTGCACCTTCATACCACTTTCTATCATTGTTAAAGTTTCCAAAATATTTAGCTTTTAATATTATTTCAGGTCTATATTCAAAATGTAAAATATCAAAATGTCCCCATTTTCCTCCCCAAACAAAATTATTTTTTTCAAAGGCTTCAACTAATTCTTTTGGATAATCTGCTAATCTAGTCTTCCCTTGTTTCTCAGAACTCCACTTCCAATAATCTCTTTTATCACTTTTTAAATCAATAGCTATACCATAAGAATGAGGGCTTAATCGTCCAGTACCTGCGATAACCCTATAGTTATAAGTTCCGCTAGCTGGATAAAGAATACTCGATATATCACCTCTTGTTTTTGCTAAAGGCATAATTTCCTTTAACGCTGCTTCCAAACATATATTGGCTTTATTTTTACTATTGAATTGATAATTTGTATATCCATAATGTAAGCTAGTCAAGTTTTTTTCAATAGATTGTCTTGAACCCCCATAAACTTCACTCAAAAGTTCATAATGTCTAGCTCTGCCTGGATCAAAACTTTTATCCATAATATCTGCACTTTTATCAAGTGGATAAACTTGCTCTAACATATCTTGAAGATCTGGATTATTAAGCTTTTCTTCATGGCTTTTTTGTTTTTTGTCATCATAAATAATTTTCTTACCACTCTTCATAATTAAATAAATTTCATCATCACTTTTCTTTTCTACTCCTACGATGTACTGTGGATAGGCTAACATAAGAACTAAAATATCTTGTTTCATTTCTGTTTCATAGTTTTTATCCTCAACTGCTTTTGAGGTTATAGGCATGTTAAAAGCAATGAGAAAACATATTATAAA
This genomic interval carries:
- the eutC gene encoding ethanolamine ammonia-lyase subunit EutC, with translation MEQDILRDISTIDLSNKVSVDNPVDYKGCMVLKKSTSARICTGRAGTRCKTIDYLRFRADHAVAQDAVWSYVDEKVVDDLGFVKVQTLVKDKEEYITRPDLGRCFSDKVINNIKQNCVNDIDVQIIAGDGLSSPAITSNLKEIYPMIVEGTKAKGYSIGTPIFIKYARVATMDKISEAINAKVTLILIGERPGLATGESMSCYIAYEASSKKPESQRTVISNIHKNGMPPVEAGAQIVHLIEILMKEKKSGIDLKL
- a CDS encoding ethanolamine ammonia-lyase subunit EutB, producing the protein MILKTTLSGNVYNFSDVKEVLAKANEEKSGDRLAGIIANSTAERVAAKVVLSELTIGDLRNNPVVDYDKDEVTRVIQDGVNEEIYNKIKSMTIGEFREFLLSSSGEEIKEIRDGLTSEVIAGVTKLMSNMDLICAAKKITNIATCNTTIGMPGTLSARLQPNHPTDSIDGIMASVMEGISYGVGDAVIGLNPAVDTIDSVSNILKSFKDFMNKFKIPTQNCVLAHVTTQMEAIKKGAPIDLMFQSIAGSEISNRGFGIDVKLLDEAYSIMKELKSSKGDNFMYFETGQGSELSSEGHNGADQLTMEARCYGLAKKYNPFLVNTVVGFIGPEYLYDGAQVIRAGLEDHFMGKLTGLSMGVDVCYTNHMKADQNDLENLAVLLAQSNCNYFMGVPGGDDVMLMYQSTSYHDIAALREVTNKRPIKEFENRLEELGIMKNGILTDRAGDPSIFLSMGV
- the eat gene encoding ethanolamine permease; this translates as MNNELKKTLKPVQLWAIIVGMVISGMYCGWNYALELTSPVGFIIAILVVTLFYTTFMFSYAELSTAIPHAGGPSEYASRALGKFGGFIAGFSCLVEFLFATPAIALSIGAYINFLIPSVPAVVAALVAYALFVFVNCLGIEAAAKVELIVTIVAIGGLLLFIGAGAPHIQLNNIFGGQVFKGGLGGIFSAIPFAIWFYLAVEGGAMSAEECHDPKKDVPRGFILGIATLVVLSLATFFVTAGTSESSVLSATDSPLPTALEGIYGAGILSNAMSFIGLFGLVASLHGIIIGYSRQAFAMSRSGYLPKFLSKVNSKGAPVYAIVIMSLIGMIFVLTGQTAVIIVISSFGAVALYIISMISLFILRSKQPNLNRPFKVAYPIVPGVALLVALVFLVAVTISNLSTVFWVVGAYAIAVIYYFVYSKMQISIVKEFSKGINSEIS
- a CDS encoding ethanolamine ammonia-lyase reactivating factor EutA; the protein is MLKSEIYSIGVDIGTSTTEVIISKLKIKNVLSSSLIRETVIEDKEIVYKSPIVFTPLLDEITIDFAKIKDIVSEAIELSKVEINHISTGAVIITGETARKENANEVSRNLSEYLGDFVVATAGPKLESLLAGFGSGAADMSKKLNRRIINLDIGGGTTNVSIFNCGECEQTFALDIGGRLIKFNQEGKVIYISKRIEFLIKDMNIDIQIGKRIEIKNLKVLCEKLAESLLEVCCLKNLCEDTKKLFISEEFEKFEVDYISFSGGIGEYIGQYNKEIEFNDVFKHGDIGPILGACISNVFKNYKDSLLSSKEKIRATVIGAGNHSLTISGSTIAFDKSILPIKNIPIIKPFNKEENLEDIYFLGKKKCEMYEDTCVAISLVGPKSPSYGEIKVIASEIIRLFEEIKGPIIVILENDFAKALGQVISLSLKEKREVICIDKISTKNGDYIDIGLPIGNAIPVVIKTLIYNS
- a CDS encoding methyl-accepting chemotaxis protein encodes the protein MKTNKGIGTKLYLLIIFVIIFILGICSFSWIQFKSFNEKYKNRLQVTTQYIKIVDEARQAQVDFKKQVQEWKDMLLRGYDSESLKKYSSQFSQENDNVEKQLLKLKEDMTQQNIDTSSVDVLLSAHKELYNKYNVAIKNFDPNNTESYRIVDKLVTGIDRKPTDDMDLLVKQIQDKAKSETDNMLEQSNIDSNNFNKNLICIAILGMILIILFTYLIINTYKGITQFIDQFKTLLEKAENGDLTINGELHKKDELGELTEKFNRFIYKIRNLISDAKDSSDTVVSSSHDITETSDQVGKISDEIASTINNLAESASKQTELVKKSNGSVKDVVNGVNRITENTVYINKLASKAMDTVANGTDILKHQIDRMSNTKNSSQNVNEAISALSKKSNEIGKVVEAINGITEQINLLSLNASIEASRAGEAGRGFTVVANEIKNLAELSKESTQKISNLISEVQNDIENAVIEVATTNDSIDAQADSLKLTDDSFKLIQKSVFEVTNKIKEVSAETKEINQNAISVENSIKNIAYIIEENATGTEEIASSIQEQTVSIQEVASSMNVLAELSSNLKQAIDKFKI
- a CDS encoding amidase domain-containing protein, giving the protein MQLSKLKRNSIIFINVIIFTLVYSLVGGISEEKVLADVNSDNEIVSFLENIFTIRNKAILSQDLESLESIYATDTKFGQWAYEYEQRKVKYINNWAEKQGVNFTDIIPKLVIRKSKVRDDKGYFNILCNTEYKYVYKDQPDKVNSSRIGTYHSLQLTKKDGEWIITKEWYTDPFADSLSLEDIKADAIKEYINSEQPRDLSNISDRRKKALEYAEKYCGAATCEEYGYKYNKQYRNFNPQGGDCANFASQILHEGGQFKKNSTWNYSKGSASGPWVNADKFTYYMLNSGRASVIAHGNYEKVYKASYKLLPGDFVAYEKKGDITHISVVTGADSKGYSLVTCHNTDRNNVPWDLGWSDKKIKFWIIRVNY
- a CDS encoding M15 family metallopeptidase, which produces MKKLTTFIICFLIAFNMPITSKAVEDKNYETEMKQDILVLMLAYPQYIVGVEKKSDDEIYLIMKSGKKIIYDDKKQKSHEEKLNNPDLQDMLEQVYPLDKSADIMDKSFDPGRARHYELLSEVYGGSRQSIEKNLTSLHYGYTNYQFNSKNKANICLEAALKEIMPLAKTRGDISSILYPASGTYNYRVIAGTGRLSPHSYGIAIDLKSDKRDYWKWSSEKQGKTRLADYPKELVEAFEKNNFVWGGKWGHFDILHFEYRPEIILKAKYFGNFNNDRKWYEGAPVEEYTKKCIDIIEKELCSAQ